The window GCCACGGCGAGCCGATCGTGAGGTACCCCGGCTCGCCCGGGTCGACCGGATCGCCGTCCTCGTCGACGACGCGGGCGTCGATCCCGGGCAGGGGCGGCCCGACCTTCCCCGGCTTCATCGGGGTGATCCCGGGCAGCGTCGCGAGCGCGATGGCGCCCGTCTCCGTCTGCCACCACGTGTCGACAACCGGCGCCTCGCCGCCGCCGACGTGCTCGCGGTACCAGTGCCAGGCCTTGGCGGTGATCGACTCGCCGACGGTGCCCAGCAGGCGGATCGACGAGAGGTCGTGGCGGTCGGGGTACTCCGCGCCCCACTTCATGAAGGACCGAATCGCGGTCGGGGAGGTGTAGAAGACGCTGACGGCGTTGCGCTCGATGAGGTCCCACACGCGCTCGCGGTCCGGGTAGTCGGGCGACCCCTCGTAGAGGACGGTCGTGGTCCCGACCGAGAGGGGACCGTACACGCCGTAGGAGTGGCCCGTGATCCAGCCGATGTCGGCCGCGCACCAGTAGGTGTCGTCGGGGCGCACGTCGAGCACGTTCCGGGTGGTCCACGCGACGTGCGAGAGATACCCCCCGGTCGCGTGCTCGACGCCCTTCGGCCGGCCGGTCGTCCCGGAGGTGTACATCACGAACAGGAGATCGGTGGCGTCGCGCGCGACCGGTTCGACAGTCTCCCCGTCGTGTGCGTCGACGAGCGACTCGTACGCGTGCTCGTCGTCGCCGAGGGACACGTGGAGCGCGTCCCCGAGCCGGTCGACGACGACCGTCGCCGCGAGGTCGGTCTCGGTCCGGAGCCGGGCGTTGTCCGCCTTCGACTTCTGGTTGAACGCGTCCTCCCGCCGGTAGTAGCCGTCGCAGGTGATCAGGTACGACGAGTCGGCCGCGTCGAGGCGGGTCGCCAGCGCCTCCGCCGAGAGCCCCGCGAAGACGACGTTGTGCGGCGCGCCGATGCGGGCGCACGCCAGCATCGCGACCGGCAGCTCCGGGACCATCGGGAGGTACAGCGTCACCACGTCGTCCTCCTCGACGCCGAGGTCCCGCAGGCCGGCCGCGAGCGCGTTCACCTCGCGGTGGAGGTCGAGGTAGGTGTACGAGCGCCGTTCGCCGCGCTTCCCGAACCACCGGATCGCGAGCTGGTTGCGCCGCTCGTCGAGGTGCCGGTCGACGCAGTTGACGGCGGCGTTGAGCCGTCCGTCCGGGAACCACTGATAAAAGGGCGGCTCGCTGTCGTCGAGCACGGTCTCGTACTCCGTCTCCCAGTCGAGGAGATCGGCGGCCCGCCGCCAGGCGTCCGGTCCCTCGGTCTCGAACGCGTCGTGCACCCCCGCGTCGCTCGCGACGGCCTGCTCGCTGAACCCGGTCGGGGGCTCGATGGCGTCGGCGGCGGCGACGGAGCGGTCCCGCCGTCGGCCGTCGATTCCGGCGTCGTCCATGATACCTGTTCGCAAGCGAAGGAATGTATACTTTGTCCGGGGTCCCGGCCAGTGAGCCGAGCCGATGGGAGCGACGGGGGCGTCGCCTGCGGAGCGGCGGTCTGGTCTCCCGGGGATCGACGGAGAACCCGCCTACGTCGACTCCGCGGGCGCGAGCGAGGCGGCCTTCGACCGGGCGCGGGCCACGATCGAGGGCTTGGCCTCGAAGTCGACGGTCACCTGGTCGCTGGCGTACGACTCCTCGTCGACGTGGCCGTGGTCGTGGATCCACGAGACGAGGCTCATCGCCTCGTCGGAGACGGGGAGGACGAGCCGCTCGCGCTCCCAGTCGGGCAGCTCGTCCTCGACGCGGTCGCGGAGCTCCGCGACGCCCGCACCCGTCTTCGCCGAGACGGCGACGGGGTCGGGCGCGATGCCGGAGAGCGCGCCGCGCTTGTCGGCCAGCTCGCCGGGCGCGAGCCGGTCGATCTTGTTGAACACCGTGACGACGGGGGCCTCGTTGCGCTCGTAGAGGGTGTCGTGGCTCGTGACGAGCTTCTCGCGCATGTCCTCGACGGGCTCGCTCGCGTCGACGACGAGCAGCACGAGGTCGGCCCGGTAGACGGAGTCGAGCGTCGACTCGAACGACTCCACGAGCCAGTGGGGGAGGTCCGCGATGAACCCGACCGTGTCCGTGAGGAGCACGTCGCGCTTCTCCATCTCGGCCCGCCGGGTCGTCGTGCCGAGCGTGGTGAACAGCATGTCCTGCGACTCCGCGGTCGTGTCGAGGTCGGGATGCCGGTCGGCGTTCTCGTCGACGTCGATCTCGGCCGCGAGCCGGCGCATCAGCGTCGACTTCCCGGCGTTGGTGTACCCCGCGAGCGCGACCAGGTCGAAGCCGGAGTCGCGGCGCTGCTCGCGTCGCGCCTCCTCCTTCGCCGCGATCGACTCCAGCTCGTCGCGGATCTCGGAGATCTGGCGTTTGATGTCGCGCTCGACGCTCTCGTCGTACTCGCCGAGCCCCATGAAGCCGGGGCGCTCGTCGCGCTTCGCGAGGCTCGCCTTCGCCTCGGCGCGCGGGAGCTCGTACCGGAGCTCGGCCAGCTCGACCTGGAGCTGCGCCTTCCGAGTGTTCGCGCGCTGCCCGAAGATCTCGAGGATGAGCGTGAACCGGTCGATCACCTCGACGCCCTCGGGGAGCTCCCCGCCGATGTTGAACGTCTGGTAGGGTCCCACGTCGTTGTCGACGATGACGGCGCCGGCGTCGGTCCGGCGGACGAGGTCGCGCAGCTCCGCGACCTTCCCCTCCCCGAACATGAACGCGGCGTCCTCCGTGCGGGTCTGCGTGAGCTCGCCGACGACCTCGTAGCCCGCGGCCGCGGCGAGCTGGGTGATCTCGGCGAGGTCGGCGTCGCCGGAGTCGACGCGCTTGGCGACGACCGCCCGACGCTCCTTGGGGACCGGTTCTGCGTTGCCGTCGGCGCCCGCTCTCTCGACGCTCCCGGTCATAAGAGGAGGTCTCGGGCGGCGTACGCGGCGTGGTGTGCTGCCTGCACTGTTTCGCGTTCCCCTATGCTCTCGACGTATTTAAACTCGGGTCGGAAGCTCAGTCCGACTCGCTCGGGGGGCTCCTCGTAGAACTCGCCGTGCTCGGCGACGATCGGCCCGTCCGGTGGCTCCGGCAGGTTTCCGACGGCCGTCGCCACGAGTCCCAGCGTCGCATCGAGCGTCGGTCCCTCCCGCGCGGCGGCGAACCCCATCCCCTCGACCGCCCGGATCCGTGTCGAGTCGATTCGGGCGTGGACCGCTGCCGCGACCATCAGGTACTCGCCGTCCTCCTCGTGGCGGCCGCTGATGTCGACGCCGACCACCTCAGGGACGGGCGCCGGCCACCTCGGTTCGGCCGGAGCGCAGTTCCGATCCCGCGGGTACTGTGCCCATACGACCGACTTGATCGCCCGCCGAATTGAACGTTTCTGTGGTGTGCGTCAGACCTCCAACCGCGCCGCCTCAAGCCGACCGCGCCGCCTCAAGCCGACCGCGCCGCCTCAAGCCGACCGCGCCGCCTCAAGCCGACCGCGCCGCCTCAGGCCGACAGCTCCGCG is drawn from Halorubrum sp. CBA1229 and contains these coding sequences:
- a CDS encoding DUF2209 family protein, coding for MVAAAVHARIDSTRIRAVEGMGFAAAREGPTLDATLGLVATAVGNLPEPPDGPIVAEHGEFYEEPPERVGLSFRPEFKYVESIGERETVQAAHHAAYAARDLLL
- the acs gene encoding acetate--CoA ligase, translating into MDDAGIDGRRRDRSVAAADAIEPPTGFSEQAVASDAGVHDAFETEGPDAWRRAADLLDWETEYETVLDDSEPPFYQWFPDGRLNAAVNCVDRHLDERRNQLAIRWFGKRGERRSYTYLDLHREVNALAAGLRDLGVEEDDVVTLYLPMVPELPVAMLACARIGAPHNVVFAGLSAEALATRLDAADSSYLITCDGYYRREDAFNQKSKADNARLRTETDLAATVVVDRLGDALHVSLGDDEHAYESLVDAHDGETVEPVARDATDLLFVMYTSGTTGRPKGVEHATGGYLSHVAWTTRNVLDVRPDDTYWCAADIGWITGHSYGVYGPLSVGTTTVLYEGSPDYPDRERVWDLIERNAVSVFYTSPTAIRSFMKWGAEYPDRHDLSSIRLLGTVGESITAKAWHWYREHVGGGEAPVVDTWWQTETGAIALATLPGITPMKPGKVGPPLPGIDARVVDEDGDPVDPGEPGYLTIGSPWPGMLRGLREGDDRYRREYWLETEDGWRYRTGDGATVDEDGYVTILGRVDDVINVRAQRFNTAELESAIVGVDGVTEAAVVGDDDGDIVAYVTTRSDVEPDKSLEATIGEELARSVGDVARADRIVFTPELPKTRSGKIMRRLLEDIARGEEFGDVSALRNPEVVGEIESSVRGE
- the hflX gene encoding GTPase HflX, with amino-acid sequence MTGSVERAGADGNAEPVPKERRAVVAKRVDSGDADLAEITQLAAAAGYEVVGELTQTRTEDAAFMFGEGKVAELRDLVRRTDAGAVIVDNDVGPYQTFNIGGELPEGVEVIDRFTLILEIFGQRANTRKAQLQVELAELRYELPRAEAKASLAKRDERPGFMGLGEYDESVERDIKRQISEIRDELESIAAKEEARREQRRDSGFDLVALAGYTNAGKSTLMRRLAAEIDVDENADRHPDLDTTAESQDMLFTTLGTTTRRAEMEKRDVLLTDTVGFIADLPHWLVESFESTLDSVYRADLVLLVVDASEPVEDMREKLVTSHDTLYERNEAPVVTVFNKIDRLAPGELADKRGALSGIAPDPVAVSAKTGAGVAELRDRVEDELPDWERERLVLPVSDEAMSLVSWIHDHGHVDEESYASDQVTVDFEAKPSIVARARSKAASLAPAEST